Proteins from one uncultured Fusobacterium sp. genomic window:
- the ispF gene encoding 2-C-methyl-D-erythritol 2,4-cyclodiphosphate synthase, with translation MLRIGNGYDVHKLVEGRKLILGGVEIPHTKGVLGHSDGDVLIHAIMDAMLGALALGDIGQHFPDTDMKYENIDSTILLRRVKELIQEKGYKVVNLDSIIVLQKPKVKPYIEAMRKRVAEVLEIDVEQVSVKATTEEKLGFTGDESGVKSYCVVLLEK, from the coding sequence ATGCTTAGAATAGGAAATGGATATGATGTACATAAACTTGTTGAAGGAAGAAAACTTATTTTAGGAGGAGTAGAGATTCCACATACAAAGGGAGTTTTAGGACATTCAGATGGAGATGTTTTAATTCATGCTATTATGGATGCTATGTTGGGAGCTTTAGCTCTTGGAGATATTGGTCAACATTTTCCAGATACTGATATGAAATATGAAAATATAGATAGTACTATTTTATTAAGAAGAGTTAAAGAACTTATACAAGAAAAAGGATATAAAGTAGTAAATTTAGATTCAATTATTGTACTACAAAAACCAAAAGTAAAACCATATATTGAAGCTATGAGAAAAAGAGTAGCTGAAGTATTAGAAATAGATGTTGAACAAGTTAGTGTAAAAGCAACTACTGAAGAAAAATTAGGTTTTACAGGAGATGAATCAGGAGTAAAATCTTATTGTGTAGTTTTATTAGAAAAATAA